From Tachypleus tridentatus isolate NWPU-2018 chromosome 8, ASM421037v1, whole genome shotgun sequence, a single genomic window includes:
- the LOC143223287 gene encoding uncharacterized protein LOC143223287 isoform X1, which yields MKESILKNTSDDSSVKEDCSNVKRYEIKGQDSTKKIKELAEKKTKKEIKTWKDFKAGNKAKHVKKERTDISKFQAEGIQFKAKIIGQDDVNEAQGDKMCQESLQRLKAIVRSSGEHKHRITLNVSLEGIKIKDEKTNEELYHHPVHTISFISQDISDARAFGYIFNTEDEYHRFIAIKTEKSASQVVVALRDMFQVILESKQKEINKIRQEWEDCKEPEEKNNNIVEMNLGGSEEPVLISSTAEEENIYAEIKTPSIPESVKIESSAISEPEAVLAKDSIAVDNLLGLQIEMNSLQLGIQQMDNSIAAVSAAYDSVEDVPENDPFTLKFILTPKKVDFLASKTEDELNISHLNSLGQQKRITSLASDVDIPPPLLHTSPMYSALSVAQAEQKSEADKYAAFSQIDFIPSVFDSDINERSLSSEETSQLDSSFAKFVNQENSNTATGTFVIADPPPKPFKLTDVSFFAELDPLGKDRPFVQKKDFFHELKNPPKKVLKDLIEDSTETSHETILFNSDSLTEGQVTRVYGNPIEQLISVSGTVPSCSLSSKVSSCSPVVSNPFKSSISDLSYPLRRVSNPFACESPTPHPKLPARSSEPSFNVYSSVFSDLSHQNSAMPVLSSPRKNSLHYFKDISEDHWNSFSKDNSEKDTFKSNSNHLVSPPIPIPNRGPMFFTYSTSPYTQFPENNSQYAETKTNNQLSFKSSNSFELGTRFTKENQTSAVSRIGPSGHNSTVGNSLTKLKALSLDSGYTLPGNVVRNPFVRSQPSNFQHGSDNCVGPMSSKRDELLLSSSLSPQTFQGHQIDLSSSLVASGNTSTSLDKEKKFFFNEFDISHEELTCQFHL from the exons ATGAAAGAAAGTATTCTGAAGAATACCTCTGATGATAGCAGTGTTAAGGAAGATTGTAGTAATGTTAAAAGATATGAAATCAAAGGTCAAGATAGCACGAAGAAAATCAAAGAACTTGCTGAAAAGAAGaccaaaaaagaaattaaaacctgGAAGGATTTTAAGGCAGGAAATAAAGCAAAACATGTCAAAAAAG aaagaaCTGACATCTCCAAGTTTCAAGCAGAAGGAATACAATTTAAGGCTAAGATTATTGGTCAAGATGATGTGAACGAGGCACAGGGTGATAAGATGTGTCAAGAATCTCTGCAGCGACTTAAG GCTATTGTTCGAAGTTCTGGTGAACACAAGCATCGAATTACTCTGAACGTTTCTCTAGAAggaattaaaattaaagatgagAAAACTAAT GAGGAGTTGTATCATCATCCAGTGCatactatttcttttatttctcaaGACATCAGTGATGCTAGAGCTTTTGGTTACATCTTTAACACTGAAGATGAATATCACAGGTTTATTGCCATCAAGACAGAGAAATCA GCTTCTCAAGTTGTGGTTGCATTAAGAGATATGTTTCAAGTAATTCTTGAGTCAAAGCAAAAAGAAATCAACAAGATTAGACAAGAATGGGAAGACTGTAAAGAACCAGAAGAAAAG AATAACAACATTGTTGAAATGAATCTTGGTGGAAGTGAAGAACCTGTTCTTATATCCAGTACTGCTGAAGAGGAAAATATCTATGCA GAGATCAAGACTCCATCAATACCAGAGTCTGTAAAAATTGAAAGTTCTGCTATATCTGAACCAGAAGCAGTACTAGCCAAAGATTCTATTGCTGTAGACAACTTGTTAGGTCTGCAGATTGAAATGAATTCTTTACAACTG GGTATTCAGCAGATGGATAACAGTATAGCAGCTGTTTCTGCAGCTTATGATTCAGTAGAAGACGTACCAGAAAATGATCcatttactttgaaatttattCTAACTCCAAAAAAA GTGGATTTCCTTGCTAGTAAGACAGAAGATGAGCTAAACATTTCACACTTAAATAGCCTAGGTCAGCAAAAAAGAATAACTTCTTTAGCCAGTGATGTAGATATTCCACCACCCTTGCTGCATACGTCTCCCATGTACTCAGCACTTTCTGTGGCTCAAGCTGAACAGAAAAGTGAAGCTGACAAATATGCAGCATTCTCTCAGATTGATTTCATACCAAGCGTATTTGATTCTGACATTAATGAAAGAAGTCTTTCATCTGAAGAAACATCTCAACTAGATAGCTCTTTTGCAAAATTTGTTAATCAGGAAAACTCTAACACTGCTACAGGCACTTTTGTCATTGCTGATCCTCCTCCTAAACCTTTTAAGTTAACAGATGTGTCTTTTTTTGCAGAGCTTGATCCTCTTGGAAAAGATCGGCCTTTTGTTCAAAAGAAAGACTTTTTTCACGAACTTAAAAATCCTCCCAAAAAGGTTCTTAAAGACTTAATTGAGGATAGCACTGAAACATCACATGAGACAATTTTATTTAACTCTGATTCACTGACAGAAGGTCAAGTGACTAGAGTTTATGGAAATCCTATTGAGCAGTTAATTAGTGTGTCTGGGACCGTGCCTTCATGCTCCTTGTCTTCCAAAGTCTCCAGTTGTTCTCCAGTTGTCAGTAATCCTTTCAAATCTTCCATAAGTGATTTGTCTTATCCTCTGAGAAGAGTGTCAAATCCTTTTGCATGTGAATCACCAACACCACATCCAAAGCTTCCTGCACGGTCATCTGAAccaagttttaatgtttattcctCTGTTTTTTCTGATCTTTCTCATCAAAACTCTGCAATGCCAGTTTTGTCATCACCCAGAAAAAACTCTTTACATTACTTTAAGGACATATCAGAAGACCATTGGAATTCATTTTCAAAAGATAATTCTGAAAAAGATACTTTTAAGTCCAACTCCAATCATTTAGTCAGTCCACCAATACCAATTCCTAACAGAGGACCAATGTTTTTTACTTACAGTACATCTCCATATACACAATTTCCTGAAAACAACAGTCAGTATGCAGAAACAAAGACAAATAATCAGTTATCTTTTAAATCTTCCAACAGTTTTGAATTGGGTACTAGGTTTACAAAAGAAAATCAGACAAGTGCTGTTTCAAGAATAGGGCCTTCTGGGCATAACAGTACTGTGGGAAATTCACTTACTAAATTGAAAGCTCTAAGTCTAGACAGTGGATATACATTACCAGGTAATGTAGTAAGAAATCCTTTTGTAAGAAGTCAACCTTCAAATTTTCAGCATGGAAGTGATAATTGTGTAGGCCCAATGAGTAGCAAGAGAGATGAGTTATTACTTTCCTCGTCACTTTCTCCCCAAACATTTCAAGGTCACCAGATAGATTTATCTTCCTCTTTGGTAGCCAGTGGAAACACCTCTACATCTTTGGAtaaggaaaaaaaatttttttttaatgaatttgatATTTCACATGAAGAACTAACATGTCAATTTCATCTTTAA
- the LOC143223287 gene encoding protein disabled-like isoform X2 yields MKSKVKIARRKSKNLLKRRPKKKLKPGRILRQEIKQNMSKKERTDISKFQAEGIQFKAKIIGQDDVNEAQGDKMCQESLQRLKAIVRSSGEHKHRITLNVSLEGIKIKDEKTNEELYHHPVHTISFISQDISDARAFGYIFNTEDEYHRFIAIKTEKSASQVVVALRDMFQVILESKQKEINKIRQEWEDCKEPEEKNNNIVEMNLGGSEEPVLISSTAEEENIYAEIKTPSIPESVKIESSAISEPEAVLAKDSIAVDNLLGLQIEMNSLQLGIQQMDNSIAAVSAAYDSVEDVPENDPFTLKFILTPKKVDFLASKTEDELNISHLNSLGQQKRITSLASDVDIPPPLLHTSPMYSALSVAQAEQKSEADKYAAFSQIDFIPSVFDSDINERSLSSEETSQLDSSFAKFVNQENSNTATGTFVIADPPPKPFKLTDVSFFAELDPLGKDRPFVQKKDFFHELKNPPKKVLKDLIEDSTETSHETILFNSDSLTEGQVTRVYGNPIEQLISVSGTVPSCSLSSKVSSCSPVVSNPFKSSISDLSYPLRRVSNPFACESPTPHPKLPARSSEPSFNVYSSVFSDLSHQNSAMPVLSSPRKNSLHYFKDISEDHWNSFSKDNSEKDTFKSNSNHLVSPPIPIPNRGPMFFTYSTSPYTQFPENNSQYAETKTNNQLSFKSSNSFELGTRFTKENQTSAVSRIGPSGHNSTVGNSLTKLKALSLDSGYTLPGNVVRNPFVRSQPSNFQHGSDNCVGPMSSKRDELLLSSSLSPQTFQGHQIDLSSSLVASGNTSTSLDKEKKFFFNEFDISHEELTCQFHL; encoded by the exons ATGAAATCAAAGGTCAAGATAGCACGAAGAAAATCAAAGAACTTGCTGAAAAGAAGaccaaaaaagaaattaaaacctgGAAGGATTTTAAGGCAGGAAATAAAGCAAAACATGTCAAAAAA agaaagaaCTGACATCTCCAAGTTTCAAGCAGAAGGAATACAATTTAAGGCTAAGATTATTGGTCAAGATGATGTGAACGAGGCACAGGGTGATAAGATGTGTCAAGAATCTCTGCAGCGACTTAAG GCTATTGTTCGAAGTTCTGGTGAACACAAGCATCGAATTACTCTGAACGTTTCTCTAGAAggaattaaaattaaagatgagAAAACTAAT GAGGAGTTGTATCATCATCCAGTGCatactatttcttttatttctcaaGACATCAGTGATGCTAGAGCTTTTGGTTACATCTTTAACACTGAAGATGAATATCACAGGTTTATTGCCATCAAGACAGAGAAATCA GCTTCTCAAGTTGTGGTTGCATTAAGAGATATGTTTCAAGTAATTCTTGAGTCAAAGCAAAAAGAAATCAACAAGATTAGACAAGAATGGGAAGACTGTAAAGAACCAGAAGAAAAG AATAACAACATTGTTGAAATGAATCTTGGTGGAAGTGAAGAACCTGTTCTTATATCCAGTACTGCTGAAGAGGAAAATATCTATGCA GAGATCAAGACTCCATCAATACCAGAGTCTGTAAAAATTGAAAGTTCTGCTATATCTGAACCAGAAGCAGTACTAGCCAAAGATTCTATTGCTGTAGACAACTTGTTAGGTCTGCAGATTGAAATGAATTCTTTACAACTG GGTATTCAGCAGATGGATAACAGTATAGCAGCTGTTTCTGCAGCTTATGATTCAGTAGAAGACGTACCAGAAAATGATCcatttactttgaaatttattCTAACTCCAAAAAAA GTGGATTTCCTTGCTAGTAAGACAGAAGATGAGCTAAACATTTCACACTTAAATAGCCTAGGTCAGCAAAAAAGAATAACTTCTTTAGCCAGTGATGTAGATATTCCACCACCCTTGCTGCATACGTCTCCCATGTACTCAGCACTTTCTGTGGCTCAAGCTGAACAGAAAAGTGAAGCTGACAAATATGCAGCATTCTCTCAGATTGATTTCATACCAAGCGTATTTGATTCTGACATTAATGAAAGAAGTCTTTCATCTGAAGAAACATCTCAACTAGATAGCTCTTTTGCAAAATTTGTTAATCAGGAAAACTCTAACACTGCTACAGGCACTTTTGTCATTGCTGATCCTCCTCCTAAACCTTTTAAGTTAACAGATGTGTCTTTTTTTGCAGAGCTTGATCCTCTTGGAAAAGATCGGCCTTTTGTTCAAAAGAAAGACTTTTTTCACGAACTTAAAAATCCTCCCAAAAAGGTTCTTAAAGACTTAATTGAGGATAGCACTGAAACATCACATGAGACAATTTTATTTAACTCTGATTCACTGACAGAAGGTCAAGTGACTAGAGTTTATGGAAATCCTATTGAGCAGTTAATTAGTGTGTCTGGGACCGTGCCTTCATGCTCCTTGTCTTCCAAAGTCTCCAGTTGTTCTCCAGTTGTCAGTAATCCTTTCAAATCTTCCATAAGTGATTTGTCTTATCCTCTGAGAAGAGTGTCAAATCCTTTTGCATGTGAATCACCAACACCACATCCAAAGCTTCCTGCACGGTCATCTGAAccaagttttaatgtttattcctCTGTTTTTTCTGATCTTTCTCATCAAAACTCTGCAATGCCAGTTTTGTCATCACCCAGAAAAAACTCTTTACATTACTTTAAGGACATATCAGAAGACCATTGGAATTCATTTTCAAAAGATAATTCTGAAAAAGATACTTTTAAGTCCAACTCCAATCATTTAGTCAGTCCACCAATACCAATTCCTAACAGAGGACCAATGTTTTTTACTTACAGTACATCTCCATATACACAATTTCCTGAAAACAACAGTCAGTATGCAGAAACAAAGACAAATAATCAGTTATCTTTTAAATCTTCCAACAGTTTTGAATTGGGTACTAGGTTTACAAAAGAAAATCAGACAAGTGCTGTTTCAAGAATAGGGCCTTCTGGGCATAACAGTACTGTGGGAAATTCACTTACTAAATTGAAAGCTCTAAGTCTAGACAGTGGATATACATTACCAGGTAATGTAGTAAGAAATCCTTTTGTAAGAAGTCAACCTTCAAATTTTCAGCATGGAAGTGATAATTGTGTAGGCCCAATGAGTAGCAAGAGAGATGAGTTATTACTTTCCTCGTCACTTTCTCCCCAAACATTTCAAGGTCACCAGATAGATTTATCTTCCTCTTTGGTAGCCAGTGGAAACACCTCTACATCTTTGGAtaaggaaaaaaaatttttttttaatgaatttgatATTTCACATGAAGAACTAACATGTCAATTTCATCTTTAA
- the LOC143223287 gene encoding protein disabled-like isoform X3 — MCQESLQRLKAIVRSSGEHKHRITLNVSLEGIKIKDEKTNEELYHHPVHTISFISQDISDARAFGYIFNTEDEYHRFIAIKTEKSASQVVVALRDMFQVILESKQKEINKIRQEWEDCKEPEEKNNNIVEMNLGGSEEPVLISSTAEEENIYAEIKTPSIPESVKIESSAISEPEAVLAKDSIAVDNLLGLQIEMNSLQLGIQQMDNSIAAVSAAYDSVEDVPENDPFTLKFILTPKKVDFLASKTEDELNISHLNSLGQQKRITSLASDVDIPPPLLHTSPMYSALSVAQAEQKSEADKYAAFSQIDFIPSVFDSDINERSLSSEETSQLDSSFAKFVNQENSNTATGTFVIADPPPKPFKLTDVSFFAELDPLGKDRPFVQKKDFFHELKNPPKKVLKDLIEDSTETSHETILFNSDSLTEGQVTRVYGNPIEQLISVSGTVPSCSLSSKVSSCSPVVSNPFKSSISDLSYPLRRVSNPFACESPTPHPKLPARSSEPSFNVYSSVFSDLSHQNSAMPVLSSPRKNSLHYFKDISEDHWNSFSKDNSEKDTFKSNSNHLVSPPIPIPNRGPMFFTYSTSPYTQFPENNSQYAETKTNNQLSFKSSNSFELGTRFTKENQTSAVSRIGPSGHNSTVGNSLTKLKALSLDSGYTLPGNVVRNPFVRSQPSNFQHGSDNCVGPMSSKRDELLLSSSLSPQTFQGHQIDLSSSLVASGNTSTSLDKEKKFFFNEFDISHEELTCQFHL; from the exons ATGTGTCAAGAATCTCTGCAGCGACTTAAG GCTATTGTTCGAAGTTCTGGTGAACACAAGCATCGAATTACTCTGAACGTTTCTCTAGAAggaattaaaattaaagatgagAAAACTAAT GAGGAGTTGTATCATCATCCAGTGCatactatttcttttatttctcaaGACATCAGTGATGCTAGAGCTTTTGGTTACATCTTTAACACTGAAGATGAATATCACAGGTTTATTGCCATCAAGACAGAGAAATCA GCTTCTCAAGTTGTGGTTGCATTAAGAGATATGTTTCAAGTAATTCTTGAGTCAAAGCAAAAAGAAATCAACAAGATTAGACAAGAATGGGAAGACTGTAAAGAACCAGAAGAAAAG AATAACAACATTGTTGAAATGAATCTTGGTGGAAGTGAAGAACCTGTTCTTATATCCAGTACTGCTGAAGAGGAAAATATCTATGCA GAGATCAAGACTCCATCAATACCAGAGTCTGTAAAAATTGAAAGTTCTGCTATATCTGAACCAGAAGCAGTACTAGCCAAAGATTCTATTGCTGTAGACAACTTGTTAGGTCTGCAGATTGAAATGAATTCTTTACAACTG GGTATTCAGCAGATGGATAACAGTATAGCAGCTGTTTCTGCAGCTTATGATTCAGTAGAAGACGTACCAGAAAATGATCcatttactttgaaatttattCTAACTCCAAAAAAA GTGGATTTCCTTGCTAGTAAGACAGAAGATGAGCTAAACATTTCACACTTAAATAGCCTAGGTCAGCAAAAAAGAATAACTTCTTTAGCCAGTGATGTAGATATTCCACCACCCTTGCTGCATACGTCTCCCATGTACTCAGCACTTTCTGTGGCTCAAGCTGAACAGAAAAGTGAAGCTGACAAATATGCAGCATTCTCTCAGATTGATTTCATACCAAGCGTATTTGATTCTGACATTAATGAAAGAAGTCTTTCATCTGAAGAAACATCTCAACTAGATAGCTCTTTTGCAAAATTTGTTAATCAGGAAAACTCTAACACTGCTACAGGCACTTTTGTCATTGCTGATCCTCCTCCTAAACCTTTTAAGTTAACAGATGTGTCTTTTTTTGCAGAGCTTGATCCTCTTGGAAAAGATCGGCCTTTTGTTCAAAAGAAAGACTTTTTTCACGAACTTAAAAATCCTCCCAAAAAGGTTCTTAAAGACTTAATTGAGGATAGCACTGAAACATCACATGAGACAATTTTATTTAACTCTGATTCACTGACAGAAGGTCAAGTGACTAGAGTTTATGGAAATCCTATTGAGCAGTTAATTAGTGTGTCTGGGACCGTGCCTTCATGCTCCTTGTCTTCCAAAGTCTCCAGTTGTTCTCCAGTTGTCAGTAATCCTTTCAAATCTTCCATAAGTGATTTGTCTTATCCTCTGAGAAGAGTGTCAAATCCTTTTGCATGTGAATCACCAACACCACATCCAAAGCTTCCTGCACGGTCATCTGAAccaagttttaatgtttattcctCTGTTTTTTCTGATCTTTCTCATCAAAACTCTGCAATGCCAGTTTTGTCATCACCCAGAAAAAACTCTTTACATTACTTTAAGGACATATCAGAAGACCATTGGAATTCATTTTCAAAAGATAATTCTGAAAAAGATACTTTTAAGTCCAACTCCAATCATTTAGTCAGTCCACCAATACCAATTCCTAACAGAGGACCAATGTTTTTTACTTACAGTACATCTCCATATACACAATTTCCTGAAAACAACAGTCAGTATGCAGAAACAAAGACAAATAATCAGTTATCTTTTAAATCTTCCAACAGTTTTGAATTGGGTACTAGGTTTACAAAAGAAAATCAGACAAGTGCTGTTTCAAGAATAGGGCCTTCTGGGCATAACAGTACTGTGGGAAATTCACTTACTAAATTGAAAGCTCTAAGTCTAGACAGTGGATATACATTACCAGGTAATGTAGTAAGAAATCCTTTTGTAAGAAGTCAACCTTCAAATTTTCAGCATGGAAGTGATAATTGTGTAGGCCCAATGAGTAGCAAGAGAGATGAGTTATTACTTTCCTCGTCACTTTCTCCCCAAACATTTCAAGGTCACCAGATAGATTTATCTTCCTCTTTGGTAGCCAGTGGAAACACCTCTACATCTTTGGAtaaggaaaaaaaatttttttttaatgaatttgatATTTCACATGAAGAACTAACATGTCAATTTCATCTTTAA